A single region of the Thermodesulfatator indicus DSM 15286 genome encodes:
- a CDS encoding ATP-binding response regulator, protein MEEVYFNLIKSIPAPILFCDQNGEVAAISDTLSSITGKFFEKEINLKNLFPNWDLQKASHFFANLGGREVQVVYSPFIENNSLKGGFFYFSFLEHTEKTFSAVQKERSDILNFIVRGLAHDFRNFLFAVQGYLELAQIAYDEERQKKYLLKAKLALSRAKEFAENLMTDNPNQKFDLYETLQEVFESILDNKNIKWTLYIPENVWPPKIDKIHLIQIFINLVKNSLEAMPTGGYLILEVENVYLTYKKRELNPGPYLRFTLIDSGIGIKPSDLPLVFIPYFSSKDKVRGLGLAMVKYIVKSHGGEINIESEPGEGTKIEIFLPAAQENSYFKQSDINNKKSPELNVYVIPKKHILLLEDEPEIGSFLKETLEFMGYKVTWKKNPDQALNIYKEFLTKKETFDFVISDYHLPKMNGLEFLVEIKNLNPKAKILITTGERDKKLEKTLKEAGALKVLVKPFSIKELAEALSNT, encoded by the coding sequence ATGGAGGAGGTATATTTCAATTTGATTAAGAGTATCCCCGCGCCTATTCTTTTTTGTGACCAAAATGGAGAAGTAGCGGCTATTAGCGATACTTTATCTAGTATTACCGGGAAATTTTTCGAAAAAGAAATAAATTTGAAAAATTTATTTCCTAATTGGGATCTCCAAAAAGCATCTCATTTTTTTGCTAACCTTGGAGGACGAGAAGTCCAAGTTGTTTATTCTCCTTTTATTGAAAATAATTCTTTAAAGGGCGGCTTTTTTTATTTTTCTTTTCTTGAACACACGGAAAAAACTTTTTCTGCCGTCCAAAAAGAAAGATCCGATATTTTAAATTTTATTGTTCGTGGCCTAGCTCATGATTTTAGAAATTTTCTATTTGCCGTTCAAGGGTATCTTGAACTAGCCCAAATAGCCTATGACGAAGAGCGTCAAAAAAAATATTTGCTGAAAGCTAAGCTGGCCTTATCGCGAGCCAAAGAATTTGCTGAAAATTTAATGACCGATAACCCTAACCAAAAATTTGATTTATACGAAACTTTGCAAGAGGTATTTGAGTCGATTTTAGATAATAAAAATATTAAGTGGACTTTGTATATCCCTGAAAATGTTTGGCCCCCAAAGATAGACAAAATTCATTTGATACAAATTTTTATAAACCTAGTTAAAAATTCTTTGGAAGCTATGCCAACCGGTGGCTACTTAATTTTAGAAGTTGAAAACGTCTATCTAACATATAAAAAAAGAGAACTAAATCCAGGACCTTACCTTAGGTTTACTCTAATTGACAGTGGTATAGGTATTAAACCTTCTGATCTACCTCTGGTTTTTATCCCCTATTTTTCTTCAAAGGACAAGGTCAGAGGGCTAGGATTAGCCATGGTTAAATATATTGTCAAATCTCACGGAGGAGAAATCAATATAGAAAGTGAGCCAGGAGAAGGCACCAAAATAGAAATCTTTTTACCTGCTGCTCAAGAAAATTCTTATTTTAAACAGTCAGATATCAATAACAAAAAAAGCCCTGAGCTCAATGTCTATGTAATTCCCAAAAAACATATTCTTTTATTGGAAGACGAACCAGAAATTGGCTCTTTTTTAAAGGAAACTCTAGAATTCATGGGATATAAAGTTACTTGGAAAAAGAACCCTGATCAAGCCTTAAATATTTACAAAGAATTTTTGACCAAAAAAGAAACCTTTGACTTTGTTATTTCTGATTATCACTTACCTAAAATGAATGGTTTAGAATTTTTAGTGGAAATTAAAAATCTCAATCCTAAAGCCAAAATATTAATAACAACCGGAGAAAGAGACAAAAAACTTGAAAAGACTCTCAAAGAAGCTGGGGCATTAAAAGTTCTTGTAAAGCCATTCTCTATAAAAGAATTAGCCGAAGCCTTATCAAATACATAA
- a CDS encoding IS110 family transposase gives MKNLSFLGVDVAKDTLVIFDGQKVYEFQNERGLKKFKRKFFKKKEDRKKRVVIYEPTGPYSVFLEEFCATNMIKVVSLNPRKVPRLREVLGHRAKTDNLDAKLLYEYHKIVSEEEIKEIEYNENLEKLALLLSEYQLLQNIENKLSNFLEYLDRVPVDSKESKKHIQKNLEETRQRLQKIKKEMEELVNKDDDINRGVREIEKVKGIGKMIATYCYIFFRKRRIRNRREVVALAGLDPEVKESGKRKLVTRISKKGDNRLRGLLFMGALSAIRCKEGGLKEYYESLIKRGKPKKVAIIACARKLLIFAFYNYKKWQMEAQSA, from the coding sequence ATGAAAAATTTATCTTTTCTTGGGGTGGATGTGGCCAAGGATACATTGGTTATTTTTGATGGCCAGAAGGTTTACGAGTTTCAAAACGAAAGGGGTTTAAAGAAATTTAAGAGGAAGTTTTTTAAGAAGAAAGAAGACAGGAAGAAAAGGGTGGTGATATACGAGCCCACAGGGCCATATTCGGTATTTCTGGAGGAGTTCTGTGCTACGAATATGATAAAAGTAGTATCCCTTAACCCCAGAAAAGTCCCCCGTTTAAGAGAAGTATTAGGTCATAGAGCAAAAACAGATAATCTTGATGCGAAACTGTTATACGAATATCACAAGATAGTTAGCGAAGAAGAGATCAAAGAAATAGAATATAACGAAAATTTAGAGAAATTAGCTTTATTGTTAAGTGAGTATCAATTACTTCAAAATATAGAAAACAAGTTATCTAATTTTCTAGAGTATTTAGATAGAGTACCAGTAGATAGTAAAGAAAGCAAAAAACACATACAGAAAAACTTAGAAGAAACAAGGCAGAGGCTTCAGAAGATAAAGAAAGAGATGGAGGAATTAGTAAATAAAGATGACGACATAAACAGAGGGGTTAGAGAGATAGAGAAAGTTAAAGGTATAGGGAAGATGATAGCGACATATTGTTACATCTTTTTTCGGAAGAGGCGGATAAGAAACCGGCGGGAGGTAGTAGCTCTAGCAGGATTGGACCCGGAAGTAAAGGAATCTGGTAAGAGGAAGCTGGTAACCAGGATAAGCAAGAAAGGGGATAATAGGTTAAGGGGTTTGCTTTTTATGGGGGCGCTTAGTGCCATAAGATGTAAAGAAGGGGGACTAAAAGAGTATTACGAAAGTTTGATAAAGAGAGGAAAACCGAAGAAAGTGGCCATAATAGCCTGTGCCAGAAAATTATTGATATTTGCTTTCTATAATTACAAAAAATGGCAAATGGAAGCTCAAAGTGCTTGA
- a CDS encoding HDOD domain-containing protein — MMMVNNTRHVPEIEWSKIKELLADKELPCSYEALTLLENLDSEEVSLQELADHILKDYGLTNKVIKLANSCFYNPNGVEIITVSKAILFLGFEKIREIILVSDYLEEIIAKTNSNNRETVLRLLGQTFLGAYLGRQIAFHLKIPLEEFFIQLLFHRLIRIILAIYFPELYKKIEIFEQENPQKLKRKLFRLASFMGQKWSLPEILISTFEGSPAAQKENHPAKYIETISDAVKFLSTGQKEKAFELLQRNFKLKKEEIEQKIKKAIEITRELHDSLLKELRFSINTKKVETKVDISNEFLFEKAIKEITSNLVSQADFQYILSIVAETLIRVFNCETVLFGIYNQVSKSIVIRYSLGKNRRIWKGRNFYINDILEKIFAKQIEWTCSAKNTSELFPFIENEKELMFSPLVFLGRPLGILIAIRNYPFSGEDLQKIEILRNLFLLSFQRLSKIFR, encoded by the coding sequence ATGATGATGGTCAATAACACAAGGCATGTTCCCGAAATAGAATGGTCGAAGATAAAGGAACTATTAGCTGACAAAGAACTCCCCTGTAGTTATGAGGCTCTTACTCTGTTAGAAAACCTTGATTCAGAAGAGGTGTCTCTTCAAGAACTAGCTGACCATATTTTAAAAGATTATGGCCTTACAAATAAAGTAATTAAATTAGCTAATTCTTGTTTTTATAATCCTAATGGAGTAGAGATAATAACTGTTTCTAAAGCTATCTTGTTTCTTGGTTTTGAAAAAATTAGAGAAATTATCTTAGTATCTGATTATCTTGAAGAGATAATAGCTAAAACAAACTCTAATAATAGAGAAACTGTTTTGCGTCTTTTAGGGCAGACTTTTTTAGGAGCTTATTTAGGTAGACAAATCGCTTTTCATTTAAAAATTCCTTTAGAGGAATTTTTTATTCAGCTTCTTTTTCATAGGTTAATTAGAATAATATTAGCTATATATTTTCCGGAACTTTATAAAAAAATAGAAATATTTGAACAAGAAAATCCCCAAAAACTAAAAAGAAAACTTTTTAGGTTAGCTAGCTTTATGGGGCAAAAATGGTCTTTGCCAGAGATTTTGATTTCAACTTTTGAAGGTTCTCCTGCCGCTCAAAAGGAAAATCATCCAGCAAAATATATAGAAACTATAAGTGACGCTGTAAAATTTTTATCTACTGGACAAAAGGAAAAGGCCTTTGAATTACTTCAACGTAATTTTAAATTAAAAAAAGAAGAAATAGAACAAAAGATCAAAAAAGCAATAGAAATTACTCGCGAATTACATGATTCTTTATTGAAAGAATTAAGATTTTCAATAAATACTAAAAAAGTTGAAACTAAAGTGGACATTTCTAACGAATTTCTATTTGAAAAAGCTATAAAAGAAATCACTTCTAATTTAGTTTCTCAGGCTGACTTTCAATATATACTTTCTATAGTAGCTGAGACACTAATCAGAGTGTTTAACTGTGAAACTGTTCTTTTCGGTATTTATAATCAAGTTTCAAAAAGTATAGTAATTCGCTATTCTTTAGGAAAAAATAGAAGGATATGGAAAGGTAGGAATTTTTACATAAACGATATTTTAGAAAAAATTTTTGCCAAACAAATTGAATGGACTTGTTCTGCCAAAAATACTTCTGAGCTGTTTCCTTTTATAGAAAACGAGAAAGAGTTGATGTTTTCTCCTTTAGTTTTTTTAGGCCGTCCTTTGGGTATCCTTATAGCCATAAGAAATTATCCGTTTTCAGGAGAGGATTTACAGAAAATAGAAATATTAAGAAATTTATTTTTGCTCTCTTTTCAAAGGTTAAGTAAAATTTTTCGGTAG
- a CDS encoding phosphatidylglycerophosphatase A family protein, with protein sequence MGKRVAHLIATGFGLGYLPKAPGSWGSLGAVALMGIIGPFTHPAFQSLIAIILFLAGIWASNEYIQSLDNKDPSEVVIDEIAGQWIALVFFAPTITNLLLGFFLFRLFDIWKPLPVRLGEKLPGGLGIMMDDILAGIAAHLCLKLINQFLLS encoded by the coding sequence GTGGGAAAAAGAGTCGCTCATTTAATAGCTACTGGTTTTGGCCTGGGTTATCTGCCAAAGGCTCCTGGCTCCTGGGGTTCTCTGGGGGCAGTAGCTTTAATGGGCATAATTGGTCCCTTTACGCATCCGGCTTTCCAAAGTCTCATAGCCATAATTTTGTTTTTAGCTGGTATCTGGGCCTCAAACGAATATATTCAATCGCTAGATAATAAAGATCCTTCTGAAGTAGTGATTGACGAGATAGCTGGTCAGTGGATTGCTCTTGTTTTTTTCGCGCCAACTATAACTAACTTATTGCTAGGTTTTTTTCTTTTTAGACTCTTTGATATCTGGAAACCTTTACCTGTTCGCCTGGGAGAAAAACTACCTGGTGGGCTTGGTATTATGATGGACGATATTTTAGCGGGAATCGCAGCCCATCTTTGCTTAAAGCTTATCAATCAATTTCTTCTATCTTAA
- a CDS encoding DUF523 domain-containing protein, protein MIPVLVSACLLGLSTRYDGTSKESDLIKSLGKKYFLIPFCPEQLGGLTTPRPAADLYGGDGLAVIEGKAKVITKDGQDVTEAFVRGAYESLKLARLLKIKRAFLKARSPSCGLSPLMGVTAALFSLEGFKIEEID, encoded by the coding sequence ATGATTCCTGTTTTGGTCTCCGCCTGTCTATTGGGCCTATCAACCCGCTATGATGGCACTTCTAAAGAATCGGACTTAATCAAAAGCTTGGGCAAAAAGTATTTTTTGATTCCTTTTTGTCCGGAACAGCTTGGTGGATTAACTACTCCTCGGCCAGCAGCGGATCTTTATGGCGGAGACGGCCTGGCTGTGATTGAAGGTAAGGCAAAGGTTATAACCAAAGACGGCCAAGACGTTACCGAAGCTTTTGTACGCGGGGCTTATGAGAGTTTGAAACTGGCTAGACTTTTAAAGATAAAACGGGCTTTTTTAAAAGCTAGGAGTCCTTCGTGTGGATTGAGTCCTTTAATGGGAGTGACCGCAGCTTTATTTAGTCTCGAAGGATTTAAGATAGAAGAAATTGATTGA
- the purM gene encoding phosphoribosylformylglycinamidine cyclo-ligase, with protein sequence MPTKAKRYAEAGVDIEAADKLVTKIKKLAATTFRRGVLTEIGGFAGLFALNTDRYKNPVLVSSTDGVGTKIKVAVAAGKHRGIGVDLVAMCVNDIIVTGAAPMFFLDYLAFGKIDEKVALELIEGIASGCKEADCALIGGETAEMPGMYTGGEYDCVGFTVGVVDRDEIIDGSEIAVGDVILGLASNGLHSNGFSLVRRIVFEELKLSLDDIPEGLERPLAEELLRPTKIYVRQVLGLLKQGFRLKGLAHITGGGFYDNIPRVLPRGCKAVINKNSWTRPAIFNFLQEKGQIPEEEMFQTFNCGIGMVLIVSPEKLQDIKLILEGMKEKAFEIGYIEARKEDEPSVIIG encoded by the coding sequence ATGCCTACTAAAGCTAAACGTTACGCAGAAGCCGGAGTTGACATAGAAGCTGCTGACAAGCTGGTCACTAAGATAAAAAAGCTTGCGGCTACTACTTTTCGTCGCGGGGTGTTGACGGAAATTGGCGGTTTTGCCGGGCTTTTCGCTCTTAACACCGATCGGTATAAAAATCCCGTCCTGGTCTCTTCCACTGATGGCGTCGGTACCAAAATCAAAGTGGCCGTGGCAGCCGGAAAGCATCGAGGTATAGGTGTTGACCTTGTGGCCATGTGCGTGAATGATATCATCGTCACGGGTGCAGCACCAATGTTTTTCCTAGATTATTTAGCTTTTGGAAAGATTGACGAAAAAGTAGCTTTAGAGCTTATTGAAGGCATTGCTTCAGGTTGTAAAGAAGCTGACTGTGCCCTTATAGGTGGCGAGACAGCTGAAATGCCCGGTATGTACACCGGAGGAGAGTACGACTGTGTCGGGTTTACCGTAGGAGTAGTTGATCGCGATGAGATTATAGATGGATCTGAAATTGCCGTGGGAGATGTTATCTTGGGGCTTGCCTCCAATGGTCTTCACAGCAACGGCTTTTCATTGGTACGCAGAATTGTTTTTGAAGAATTAAAACTTTCTTTGGATGACATACCTGAAGGCCTTGAAAGACCTCTGGCGGAGGAACTTCTCAGGCCTACTAAAATTTACGTCCGGCAGGTGTTAGGCCTTTTAAAACAAGGCTTTAGGCTTAAAGGGCTTGCTCACATTACCGGGGGTGGTTTTTACGATAACATCCCACGAGTGTTACCTAGGGGGTGCAAGGCGGTTATAAACAAGAATTCTTGGACCCGTCCAGCAATCTTTAATTTCTTGCAAGAAAAAGGGCAAATTCCTGAAGAAGAAATGTTTCAAACTTTTAATTGTGGTATCGGCATGGTGTTGATTGTATCTCCTGAAAAACTTCAAGATATCAAGCTTATTCTCGAAGGTATGAAAGAAAAAGCTTTTGAAATAGGCTATATTGAAGCTAGAAAAGAAGACGAACCTTCAGTGATTATAGGCTAA
- a CDS encoding class II glutamine amidotransferase — protein MEIFIPNKEISGCGLSGVINRKGELIKGEVIIESICCQMERGNGLGAGYAAYGIYPEFAEHYCLHVMADTKKALKEVEEVLAHKCYLVHQEKIPTRPVPGITSPPRFYRYFVKPRYEGDLREICEGTPDEDDYMVRLVMKINRDISGAYIISSGRNMGAFKGVGFPDQIAEFFRLDEYSAYIWTAHNRFPTNTPGWWGGAHPFTILDWSIVHNGEISSYGTNRRYLEMFGYHCTLLTDTEVVAYLLDLLIRRHGLPIELACMALAPPFWEEIDRMEEPDRSVCTAIRAVYGPAMLNGPFAILFAYNGGLVGLNDRVKLRPLVAAKKGDFYYMASEEAAIRAICPDPDEVWCPKAGEPVIIELEPDTIPNQRSYLRGEPFKISAPVCRIPLGDEEETEEEEEA, from the coding sequence ATGGAGATATTCATTCCTAACAAAGAAATTTCTGGCTGTGGTTTATCTGGAGTTATTAACCGTAAAGGTGAACTAATTAAAGGCGAGGTAATTATCGAGTCCATTTGTTGCCAGATGGAGCGGGGCAATGGCCTGGGAGCAGGGTATGCGGCTTACGGTATTTACCCTGAGTTTGCCGAGCATTATTGCCTGCACGTAATGGCGGACACTAAAAAGGCCTTAAAAGAAGTGGAGGAAGTCTTAGCCCACAAGTGTTACCTGGTCCATCAGGAAAAGATTCCTACTCGTCCCGTGCCAGGAATTACTTCGCCCCCTCGGTTTTACCGATATTTTGTCAAGCCTCGTTATGAAGGGGACCTTCGTGAAATATGTGAAGGCACCCCTGATGAAGATGACTATATGGTTCGTCTGGTGATGAAAATAAACCGCGATATAAGCGGGGCGTATATCATCTCTTCTGGCCGCAATATGGGGGCCTTTAAAGGGGTTGGTTTTCCTGACCAGATAGCAGAGTTTTTTAGACTTGATGAATACTCTGCTTACATCTGGACGGCTCATAACCGTTTCCCTACTAACACTCCAGGATGGTGGGGTGGAGCTCATCCCTTTACCATTCTTGACTGGTCAATTGTTCATAACGGCGAAATTTCTAGTTATGGGACTAACCGTCGCTACTTGGAAATGTTTGGCTACCACTGCACGCTCCTTACTGATACCGAAGTGGTAGCCTATCTTTTGGATCTCCTTATCAGGCGGCACGGCTTACCTATAGAGCTTGCCTGTATGGCTTTAGCTCCTCCTTTCTGGGAAGAGATAGACCGCATGGAAGAACCAGATCGCAGTGTTTGTACGGCTATTCGGGCGGTTTACGGCCCGGCTATGCTCAATGGGCCTTTTGCCATTCTTTTTGCTTATAATGGCGGTCTGGTGGGCTTGAATGATCGGGTGAAATTAAGGCCTTTAGTGGCTGCTAAAAAAGGCGATTTTTATTATATGGCCAGTGAAGAGGCGGCTATAAGGGCCATTTGTCCTGATCCTGATGAAGTTTGGTGCCCTAAGGCTGGTGAACCGGTAATTATAGAACTGGAACCAGATACCATTCCCAATCAACGGAGCTATTTGCGCGGCGAGCCCTTTAAAATTTCAGCTCCGGTTTGTCGTATTCCTTTAGGTGACGAAGAAGAAACCGAAGAAGAGGAAGAGGCTTAA
- a CDS encoding glutamate synthase-related protein: MNPQKEAKTKSKKKKVQFSKLYPDFYIDRDGDKCTKCKLCIRECTYEAHGWDEKRETLTEDHSKCVGCHRCEATCPTGAIIIRHHPTQFREHDTWKPWFIKNVYKQADTGGVLLSATGCAVPFRNYWDHLVLDACQVTNPPIDPLREPMELRTYIGPKPDKLEVVLEDGKYYLKQKPGPWIKLEVPIMFAAMSYGAISLHVHQGLARAAKDLGTLYNTGEGGLHASLYEYGSNTIVQCASGRFGLHVDYLNAGVAIEIKIGQGAKPGIGGHLPGEKVTEEISKTRMIPVGSDAISPAPHHDIYSIEDLRGLIYALKEATEYKKLVFVKIAAVHNAPAIASGIVRAGADAVVLCGLRGGTGAAPTMFRDYVGIPIELALAAVDERLRQEGIRHWASLIVSGGIRCSADVVKAIALGADAVYIGTPALIAVGCTMCGRCFTGKCPWGIATNKPELIKRLDPDTAYEKIYNLVHGWAHEIQELLGAMGLNSIESLRGNRDKLRAVGLNEVELRILGVKHAGE; the protein is encoded by the coding sequence GTGAACCCCCAAAAAGAAGCAAAAACTAAATCTAAAAAAAAGAAGGTCCAGTTCAGTAAGCTTTATCCAGATTTTTATATAGACCGAGACGGGGATAAGTGCACCAAGTGTAAGCTCTGTATTCGTGAGTGCACATATGAAGCCCACGGGTGGGATGAAAAGAGGGAAACTCTTACAGAAGATCACTCTAAGTGTGTAGGTTGTCATCGCTGTGAGGCCACCTGCCCTACGGGAGCCATTATTATTCGGCATCACCCCACGCAATTTCGCGAGCATGACACCTGGAAGCCGTGGTTTATCAAAAATGTCTATAAGCAAGCGGATACAGGCGGTGTTCTTCTTTCAGCAACAGGTTGTGCCGTACCTTTTCGCAATTATTGGGACCATCTCGTTTTAGATGCCTGTCAGGTTACCAATCCTCCCATAGATCCTTTGCGAGAGCCCATGGAGCTCCGCACTTATATCGGCCCCAAGCCAGATAAATTAGAAGTAGTCCTTGAGGACGGGAAATACTACCTTAAACAAAAACCCGGTCCGTGGATCAAACTTGAAGTGCCCATAATGTTTGCGGCTATGTCTTATGGGGCCATAAGCCTCCATGTTCACCAGGGCCTTGCTCGGGCGGCTAAAGACCTGGGCACCCTTTATAACACCGGTGAAGGTGGGCTTCATGCTTCTCTTTATGAGTACGGTTCAAACACCATAGTCCAATGTGCTTCTGGGCGCTTTGGTTTACATGTAGATTATCTGAATGCAGGTGTAGCTATTGAAATTAAAATAGGCCAGGGGGCTAAACCCGGGATCGGTGGCCATCTTCCTGGCGAAAAAGTTACGGAAGAAATTTCTAAAACTCGTATGATTCCAGTGGGCTCTGATGCCATCTCACCTGCTCCTCACCACGATATTTACTCCATTGAAGACCTGCGCGGCCTAATCTACGCTTTGAAAGAGGCCACTGAGTACAAAAAGCTGGTTTTTGTTAAGATCGCTGCGGTGCATAATGCTCCAGCTATTGCTTCTGGTATTGTACGTGCCGGAGCTGACGCCGTAGTGCTTTGTGGTTTGCGTGGAGGTACTGGTGCGGCTCCTACTATGTTTAGAGACTACGTGGGCATTCCTATAGAATTGGCCCTTGCCGCTGTAGATGAAAGGCTTCGCCAGGAAGGGATACGTCATTGGGCTTCGCTTATTGTTTCTGGGGGTATACGTTGTAGTGCCGATGTGGTAAAGGCTATAGCTCTCGGGGCGGATGCTGTTTACATTGGCACTCCGGCTCTTATTGCCGTAGGTTGTACTATGTGCGGCCGCTGCTTCACCGGCAAATGTCCTTGGGGTATAGCTACCAATAAACCGGAATTAATTAAGCGTCTTGATCCTGATACGGCCTATGAAAAGATATATAATCTGGTTCACGGCTGGGCCCACGAGATTCAAGAGCTTTTAGGGGCCATGGGTTTAAACTCAATAGAGAGCCTGCGAGGCAACCGCGACAAACTGCGGGCCGTAGGCCTTAATGAAGTTGAACTCAGAATCCTGGGTGTAAAACACGCGGGAGAATAA